One genomic segment of Helicobacter sp. 12S02232-10 includes these proteins:
- the bamE gene encoding outer membrane protein assembly factor BamE, with product MRTLTYLLMAGILFAGCAVTESGNMVLKEKTKEEVQKTIVKGKTTKDQIFKIYGEPTLKDLLSNGGEKWFYQYVTTSDNPENHIPIFNLFNNSIDGEEKDLVILFNNKGIVQNYDVSFKKIEAKGGVQGMTYEKK from the coding sequence ATGAGGACATTAACTTATCTGCTAATGGCAGGAATTTTATTTGCAGGTTGTGCAGTAACAGAATCAGGAAATATGGTTTTAAAAGAAAAAACTAAAGAAGAGGTTCAAAAAACAATTGTTAAAGGAAAAACAACTAAAGATCAAATTTTCAAAATTTATGGAGAACCAACTTTAAAAGATTTGTTGAGCAATGGAGGTGAAAAATGGTTTTATCAATATGTAACCACTTCCGACAACCCAGAAAACCATATTCCAATTTTTAATTTATTTAATAATTCAATTGATGGAGAAGAAAAGGATTTAGTGATTTTATTTAATAATAAGGGCATTGTTCAAAATTATGATGTGAGTTTTAAAAAGATTGAAGCCAAAGGTGGCGTTCAAGGAATGACTTACGAAAAAAAATAA
- a CDS encoding ParA family protein — MTITFSHPKGGVGKSTICLNYLTYLQEQKIEFIALDLDGQHTISNANKIRSIEGMQTFEIETFKNISDMKDFLNASQNKNIVIDSGGFDSAFNRIAISMSDIIITPSSDAPFDIMRLLDFDKMIEDMEKELQKFDATHKINAHLLLNRINPNVKNFSPILEQLSNTKHFKFMNSIIRDRTLYKYSPSSGKSVFESKSKDSSDISAKKEMRAMCEEIESFKQ, encoded by the coding sequence ATGACAATTACATTTTCACACCCCAAAGGAGGCGTAGGTAAATCTACAATCTGCTTGAATTACCTAACCTATCTCCAAGAGCAAAAGATTGAATTTATAGCTCTAGATCTTGATGGTCAGCATACAATCAGCAATGCCAATAAAATAAGAAGTATTGAAGGAATGCAAACTTTTGAAATTGAAACTTTTAAAAATATCAGCGATATGAAAGACTTTTTAAATGCCAGTCAGAATAAAAATATTGTCATTGACAGCGGGGGTTTTGATTCAGCTTTTAATCGAATAGCTATTTCAATGAGCGATATTATTATTACACCCTCAAGCGATGCTCCTTTTGACATAATGCGACTGCTTGATTTTGACAAAATGATTGAAGATATGGAAAAAGAACTCCAAAAGTTTGACGCAACACATAAAATAAATGCACATCTATTGTTGAATCGAATCAATCCCAATGTTAAAAATTTTTCTCCAATTCTGGAACAATTGAGCAATACCAAGCATTTTAAATTTATGAATTCCATTATCAGAGACAGAACTTTATACAAATACTCTCCCTCATCAGGAAAAAGCGTTTTTGAATCCAAAAGCAAAGATTCTTCTGATATTTCTGCAAAAAAAGAAATGAGAGCGATGTGCGAAGAGATAGAAAGTTTTAAACAATAA
- a CDS encoding zeta toxin family protein — protein MKPYLIILTGTNGVGKSTFGSNLQKDLKIPFIDLDMFYKQKFGAYRQYTQEEIIEASRELDILRQGYFQNHQSFVMERIIQTPQSVEKLLQRAKNYGFSTSLFYIGAENPIEASESRINDRVTKGLHFVDADTIKNNLKDVTDTFKIIAPKFDNIVIYDNSKNYETAKRVLDIRNQEIYLAKELPRFAQELIKDTFIEEKLKAKQQSFVRKNR, from the coding sequence TTGAAGCCTTATCTGATTATCCTTACAGGCACAAACGGCGTAGGCAAATCTACGTTTGGCTCTAATCTTCAAAAAGATTTAAAAATTCCTTTTATCGATCTTGATATGTTTTATAAACAAAAATTTGGTGCTTACAGGCAATACACCCAAGAAGAGATTATTGAAGCTTCAAGAGAATTAGATATATTACGACAAGGTTATTTTCAAAATCATCAAAGCTTTGTGATGGAACGCATTATCCAAACACCTCAATCAGTAGAAAAACTGCTTCAAAGGGCAAAGAATTACGGCTTTAGCACTTCATTGTTTTATATTGGTGCGGAAAATCCGATTGAAGCCTCTGAAAGTCGTATAAATGACAGAGTAACTAAAGGATTACACTTTGTGGATGCTGACACTATTAAAAACAATCTTAAAGATGTAACCGACACTTTTAAAATCATTGCTCCTAAATTTGATAATATTGTTATTTATGACAATTCCAAAAATTATGAAACTGCTAAACGGGTGCTTGACATCAGAAATCAAGAAATCTATTTGGCAAAAGAACTCCCTAGATTTGCCCAAGAATTAATAAAAGACACATTTATTGAAGAGAAATTAAAGGCTAAACAACAATCTTTTGTCAGAAAAAACAGATGA
- a CDS encoding autotransporter outer membrane beta-barrel domain-containing protein gives MLVLKNIYTLGGGSGIFGFIVGQNGVDVLKSEKIIAISGSGVNSYGILNSVDKKIFASVIDASGTIASGIYNQGEIQNDNNSDLIIAGSGSGIGIENLGTIAVTGGKTLFVGSENSNGIAILNNGAKAFIQTENLNLSANASNIWIIQNVANATINATEIILNGGNTIKNDGGNINTSKLVLNGVSNIDGNINLDISKESFLEFNNLNFDRWNFNPKASYLRVANGTIALNSNTDVLVNFDMTKKQLLSSNLTYNTPYLLASGIIDNRTDKDKNILNSFVVDGISYSDFFARAKVSGNDLNLIFQSPAKEFSPDLSNNAFENAINGLVVQMNKKNIDKVGHIVFDYGQQDILRVMNEVRNNNKNGDKILSSMIEANNFQNIAIEAGIMQALGTLNQEGQNVLDYSILNRIVDQTDRTLSAAISNSVTVPLRISQYTNEQIQNRINSLLLSRFSYSILLQDKVSDISLEQLIRAMRQIRGNTLWTNIGGAYYRGTNDNNLALGNVSIGYDRSFNLNDESSLIIGGIFNYGYGHYQQDFLKEKTNSFTFGGYFQYSIFKNEFQGAVSETWMLNNGEDNININNPVIGIVDQTYKDNNTSFDVNFYYKYRINIAYNQRIKPLALLSYTLVSMPRQKTSLFDIQKAQNNILGLGIGAEYIINTKQTSHNIQFLAKYNVTNTMTSRAIAFSGSDTYIDYDLNLAREWFRIGYTGTLNLRENLSLNLSAIVDVSNQIDFGAMGNLGVKWVF, from the coding sequence ATGCTTGTTTTGAAAAATATTTATACTTTGGGAGGCGGTAGTGGGATTTTCGGCTTCATAGTCGGGCAAAATGGCGTAGATGTCTTAAAATCAGAAAAGATTATTGCTATTAGCGGTAGCGGGGTAAATTCTTACGGGATTTTAAATTCTGTCGATAAGAAAATCTTTGCTTCTGTTATAGATGCTTCCGGAACAATTGCATCTGGTATTTATAATCAGGGGGAAATTCAAAATGACAATAATTCCGATCTGATTATTGCAGGGAGTGGTAGCGGAATCGGAATTGAAAATTTAGGAACGATTGCTGTAACAGGAGGAAAAACTTTATTTGTTGGATCGGAAAATTCCAATGGAATCGCTATTTTAAATAATGGAGCTAAAGCTTTTATTCAAACTGAAAATTTGAATTTGAGTGCTAATGCTTCAAATATTTGGATAATTCAAAATGTAGCAAATGCTACCATCAATGCAACAGAAATCATTCTGAATGGAGGCAATACAATTAAAAATGATGGGGGTAATATTAACACTTCAAAATTAGTTCTTAATGGAGTTAGCAATATAGATGGAAATATCAATCTGGATATTTCTAAAGAATCTTTTTTAGAGTTTAACAATTTAAATTTTGACAGGTGGAATTTCAATCCAAAAGCTTCTTATTTAAGGGTTGCAAATGGAACTATTGCCTTAAATTCGAATACAGATGTGTTAGTTAATTTTGATATGACTAAAAAACAACTTCTATCTAGCAATCTTACTTATAACACTCCTTATTTGCTAGCTAGCGGGATTATCGACAATCGAACAGATAAGGATAAAAATATTTTAAATAGCTTTGTGGTGGATGGAATTTCTTACTCTGATTTTTTTGCACGTGCAAAAGTAAGCGGAAATGATTTGAATTTAATTTTCCAATCGCCCGCTAAAGAGTTTTCTCCAGATCTTTCAAATAACGCTTTTGAGAATGCAATCAATGGGCTTGTGGTGCAAATGAATAAAAAGAATATAGATAAAGTTGGACACATAGTTTTTGATTATGGGCAACAAGATATCTTGCGGGTAATGAATGAGGTTAGAAATAATAATAAAAATGGAGATAAAATCTTATCTTCGATGATTGAGGCAAATAATTTTCAAAATATAGCCATTGAAGCTGGAATTATGCAGGCATTGGGGACATTAAATCAAGAGGGTCAGAATGTTCTTGATTATTCAATTTTAAATCGTATTGTAGATCAAACAGATAGGACTTTATCCGCAGCAATCAGTAATTCTGTAACCGTTCCTTTAAGGATTTCTCAATATACAAATGAGCAAATTCAAAATAGGATTAATTCCTTGCTTTTGAGTAGATTTTCGTATTCGATTTTGCTTCAAGACAAGGTTAGTGATATAAGCTTAGAGCAGCTTATAAGGGCTATGAGGCAAATTCGTGGAAATACTCTTTGGACAAATATCGGAGGTGCTTATTATCGAGGAACTAACGATAATAATTTAGCTTTGGGAAATGTCAGTATCGGTTATGATAGGAGTTTTAATTTAAATGATGAATCTTCTTTGATTATCGGAGGAATTTTTAATTATGGTTATGGGCATTATCAACAGGATTTTCTCAAAGAAAAAACAAATTCTTTTACTTTTGGGGGCTATTTTCAATATTCTATTTTTAAGAATGAATTTCAAGGAGCTGTTTCTGAGACTTGGATGCTGAATAATGGGGAAGATAATATTAATATTAATAACCCTGTTATAGGGATTGTTGATCAGACTTATAAAGATAATAATACTTCTTTTGATGTAAATTTTTACTATAAATATCGCATAAATATTGCTTACAATCAGAGAATAAAGCCTTTGGCATTATTGAGTTATACACTTGTTTCGATGCCTCGACAAAAAACAAGTCTTTTTGATATTCAAAAAGCTCAAAATAATATTTTAGGGTTAGGTATCGGTGCTGAATATATTATAAATACAAAACAAACTTCGCACAATATTCAATTTTTAGCTAAATATAACGTTACAAACACAATGACATCTAGAGCAATTGCCTTTAGCGGTTCGGATACTTATATTGATTATGATTTAAATTTAGCTCGAGAGTGGTTTCGTATAGGTTATACAGGCACGCTCAATCTTAGAGAAAATTTGAGTTTGAATTTGTCTGCAATTGTTGATGTGAGCAATCAGATTGATTTTGGTGCAATGGGTAACTTAGGGGTTAAGTGGGTATTTTGA
- a CDS encoding group III truncated hemoglobin, whose product MKYKQINTESIDKLMDIFYAKIRIDNTGLGALFNSRVGVSDEEWKAHKIKIANFWYGMLLGTGDYKGQPMKVHIDLPPFPRNFFTRWLELFDASLESIFEPDPKMQIMKRAEMIAQRFQFMIFDSGHTDC is encoded by the coding sequence ATGAAATATAAGCAAATCAATACAGAGTCCATTGATAAATTGATGGATATTTTTTATGCAAAAATCCGAATTGATAACACTGGCTTAGGAGCTTTATTTAATTCACGTGTCGGCGTAAGCGATGAGGAATGGAAAGCACATAAAATAAAAATTGCTAACTTTTGGTATGGAATGCTTTTGGGCACAGGAGATTATAAAGGGCAACCGATGAAAGTTCATATTGACCTTCCACCTTTTCCACGTAACTTTTTTACACGATGGTTAGAGCTTTTTGACGCAAGTTTAGAATCTATTTTCGAACCTGACCCAAAAATGCAGATCATGAAAAGAGCAGAAATGATTGCCCAAAGATTTCAATTTATGATTTTTGATAGTGGGCACACAGATTGTTAA
- a CDS encoding LLM class flavin-dependent oxidoreductase, whose amino-acid sequence MKQISFNAFEMNCISHLSPGLWRYPNDEALKYKDIEYWQNISKIAEEGLFDAIFIADVLGVYEQYVNNDKGALKTALQVPVNDPLQLAIIGASVTKHLGFGISAGVPFEHPFPFARRLSTLDHLTKGRVGWNIVTGYLPSANRNMGMKELPHDERYDQADEYLVVLYKLLEGSWEDDAVVLNRVNGDFANPSKIHHIGHFGKYYSVPGIHLCEPSIQRTPVLFQAGNSPRGIAFSAKHAEAVFIAPPTKEYAKIAVKQIRNEVTKIGRSQDSIKIYILATIITDENDKLAEAKYNDLLTYSSAEGALVINSGWLGVDLSKFKLDEPLTNIKSNAIQAQLEALKYSKLESGKVWTLRDLIKFSGIGCQGLKFIGGAKKVADEVIDLIDSSGANGFNLAYATTPGTIQDVIRFIVPELQKRGRYKQAYKEGSLRNKLFGKGNRLDSTHIGAKYRVGGELSTIDDTNGTNRNVINPQEKELTYVI is encoded by the coding sequence ATGAAACAAATAAGTTTCAATGCCTTTGAAATGAATTGTATATCGCATTTAAGCCCAGGACTTTGGCGATACCCAAATGATGAGGCATTAAAATATAAGGATATAGAGTATTGGCAAAACATTTCAAAAATCGCAGAAGAGGGACTTTTTGATGCCATTTTTATAGCAGATGTGCTAGGCGTGTATGAACAATATGTAAATAATGATAAAGGTGCATTAAAGACGGCTTTACAGGTGCCTGTAAATGACCCATTACAGCTAGCTATAATCGGTGCGTCTGTGACTAAACACTTAGGCTTTGGCATATCCGCTGGTGTGCCCTTTGAGCATCCCTTTCCTTTTGCTAGACGCTTATCTACACTAGATCATCTAACAAAGGGGCGCGTAGGTTGGAATATTGTAACGGGATATTTACCTTCGGCAAATCGCAATATGGGTATGAAAGAGCTCCCACATGATGAGCGATATGATCAAGCAGATGAATATTTAGTAGTGTTATACAAGCTTTTAGAGGGTAGTTGGGAGGATGATGCGGTGGTGCTAAATAGGGTAAATGGTGATTTTGCAAATCCATCTAAAATCCATCACATAGGGCATTTTGGTAAGTATTACTCTGTACCGGGAATTCATTTATGCGAGCCTAGCATTCAACGCACTCCTGTTTTATTTCAAGCAGGAAACTCACCTCGCGGTATAGCTTTTAGCGCTAAACACGCAGAAGCAGTCTTTATCGCCCCGCCTACAAAAGAGTATGCAAAAATTGCAGTAAAGCAAATCCGCAATGAAGTAACAAAAATAGGACGAAGTCAAGATTCTATAAAAATCTATATCCTAGCGACAATTATCACCGATGAAAACGACAAATTAGCAGAGGCTAAATATAACGACTTGCTTACGTATTCAAGTGCAGAGGGAGCGTTAGTTATCAATTCTGGCTGGTTGGGTGTGGATTTAAGTAAATTTAAACTTGATGAGCCACTAACTAACATTAAATCAAATGCGATTCAAGCACAACTAGAAGCGCTAAAATACTCAAAACTAGAATCTGGTAAGGTATGGACACTAAGGGATTTAATTAAATTTAGCGGCATAGGCTGCCAAGGGCTTAAATTTATAGGGGGGGCTAAAAAAGTGGCTGATGAGGTAATTGATTTAATAGATTCTAGTGGAGCGAATGGATTTAATTTAGCTTATGCAACGACTCCTGGGACTATACAAGATGTTATACGATTTATCGTGCCAGAGCTTCAAAAAAGAGGACGATATAAGCAGGCATATAAAGAAGGTAGTTTAAGAAATAAACTTTTTGGCAAGGGCAATAGGCTAGATTCTACTCATATAGGTGCAAAATATCGCGTAGGAGGAGAGTTAAGCACTATAGATGATACCAATGGTACAAATCGCAATGTAATTAACCCACAAGAAAAGGAGCTTACATATGTCATCTAG
- a CDS encoding alpha-L-glutamate ligase produces MSSSIYIIHENKEWIPPFDRAFKKAGITYKEMYLDAGFIGLDSLPPDGVFWSRLSASSHTRNHAFSKEFGRAVLAWLETNNRIVVNGSNVLELEVSKVLQNLALKKTGIKTPKTIACFGKDSLKANAKNMNLPFITKHNQGGKGLGVRKFESIAEFNAYVDSARFEESADSITLLQEFIETKAPFITRAEFIGGEFFYAVRVDTSDESFELCPAEACKIDSKAKQNLAAATCDISASHKFSLCLDITKDTPIIKILMRFLKENNIKIAGVEFFVTKSDEVVVYDINTNTNYNPTIESSLNSNAADAVVAYLNNLKKVK; encoded by the coding sequence ATGTCATCTAGTATTTATATAATCCATGAAAATAAAGAATGGATCCCTCCATTTGATAGGGCGTTTAAAAAAGCTGGGATTACTTATAAAGAAATGTATTTAGATGCTGGGTTTATAGGTCTAGATTCACTTCCACCAGATGGTGTATTTTGGTCTAGGCTTTCTGCTTCATCACATACTCGAAATCATGCATTTAGCAAGGAATTTGGACGAGCAGTTTTAGCATGGCTAGAAACTAATAATCGTATAGTGGTCAATGGCTCGAATGTCTTAGAGCTAGAAGTTAGTAAAGTTTTACAAAATCTAGCATTAAAAAAGACTGGGATTAAAACGCCTAAAACGATTGCGTGTTTTGGTAAAGATTCACTAAAAGCAAATGCCAAAAATATGAATCTCCCCTTTATCACAAAGCATAATCAAGGCGGCAAAGGGCTAGGTGTTAGAAAGTTTGAATCCATAGCAGAATTTAACGCCTATGTAGATTCTGCTAGATTTGAAGAATCTGCTGATAGCATTACACTTTTACAAGAGTTTATAGAAACAAAAGCACCCTTTATCACCAGGGCGGAGTTTATCGGTGGAGAGTTTTTTTACGCCGTTCGCGTTGATACAAGCGATGAATCTTTTGAGCTTTGTCCTGCAGAGGCGTGCAAAATAGATTCAAAAGCAAAGCAAAATCTAGCAGCCGCGACGTGTGATATAAGTGCATCGCATAAATTTTCACTTTGCTTAGACATTACAAAAGATACGCCCATCATCAAAATCCTAATGCGATTTTTAAAAGAAAACAACATAAAAATCGCTGGTGTGGAGTTTTTTGTTACAAAAAGCGATGAAGTTGTCGTATATGACATTAACACAAACACAAACTATAACCCAACAATTGAATCTAGCCTAAATTCAAACGCGGCGGATGCAGTTGTAGCGTATTTAAATAATTTAAAGAAGGTAAAATGA
- a CDS encoding LLM class flavin-dependent oxidoreductase: MKFAYWTPVFGSWLRNVDNDPVPVDWDYIKNLALEAEAGGFTLTLVPELYLNDIKGQVAPALDAWAVANALAAITSKIEILAALRPQYHKLAITAKKITTIAHISKNRFSVNLVSAWWQEEARQYGIDFDGHDDRYGLMQEYTEVLRKFWSESPVNHKGKFFEFSESYNEPKPQTMPLIYAGGESEKGRESIAQFADIYLMHGGSIEEVREKIADMKERRKRLGRTPLKAFGMAAYVILRNTEEEAQAELKRITNIKNEVNYKNSYSDFTSNSELDVEISKRDYSVSNRGLRPNLIGTAETIAATLREYEKAGLNLVIIQTADMKNELRKIAKELIPIL; the protein is encoded by the coding sequence ATGAAATTTGCTTATTGGACACCTGTATTTGGTAGTTGGCTTAGAAATGTGGATAATGACCCTGTGCCTGTGGATTGGGATTATATAAAAAATTTAGCATTAGAAGCAGAGGCTGGTGGATTCACACTTACGCTTGTGCCAGAGCTATATCTAAATGACATTAAAGGTCAAGTTGCACCAGCACTTGATGCGTGGGCGGTGGCAAACGCACTAGCCGCGATAACTTCTAAAATCGAAATCCTCGCAGCACTCCGCCCGCAGTATCACAAACTTGCTATAACTGCTAAAAAAATCACCACTATCGCGCATATCTCTAAAAATAGATTCTCGGTAAATCTAGTTTCTGCATGGTGGCAAGAGGAGGCACGGCAGTATGGGATAGACTTTGATGGACATGATGATAGATATGGATTAATGCAAGAATATACAGAAGTTTTGCGGAAGTTTTGGAGTGAAAGTCCTGTAAATCATAAGGGCAAATTTTTTGAATTTAGTGAATCTTATAATGAGCCCAAGCCACAAACTATGCCTCTGATTTACGCAGGAGGGGAAAGTGAAAAAGGAAGAGAGTCTATTGCTCAATTTGCGGATATTTATTTAATGCACGGCGGAAGTATAGAAGAAGTGCGTGAAAAAATAGCAGATATGAAAGAACGGCGAAAAAGGCTAGGGAGGACACCACTTAAAGCATTCGGTATGGCAGCGTATGTCATCTTACGCAATACGGAGGAGGAAGCACAAGCGGAATTAAAACGCATCACAAATATAAAAAATGAAGTGAATTATAAAAACTCATATAGCGACTTTACGAGTAATAGTGAGCTTGATGTAGAAATTAGCAAACGAGATTATTCGGTTAGTAATCGCGGGCTTAGACCAAATTTAATCGGCACGGCAGAAACAATTGCTGCGACATTAAGGGAGTATGAAAAAGCTGGACTTAATCTAGTGATTATCCAAACTGCGGATATGAAAAACGAATTACGCAAAATCGCAAAGGAACTAATACCGATTTTGTAA
- a CDS encoding Fic family protein, translating to MTLFNDDYILDLCIRMAHHSTAIEGNKLTQAQTASIILNNYIPQAMNEREFYEVRNYKVLMPFLMQCLQDKKPLEQKLICEFHGIVMENLLYNKGQFKKTQNMIVGAEFETTQPYQTPVAIYEWCKNLYFKFDNATNEDEKLKAILESHIHFERIHPFSDGNGRVGRLLMIYSCLEQSILPIVIPIDQKDRYISILQNLDIADFIDLAKDLQENEKERMMSFKKQNVIKRKQR from the coding sequence ATGACATTATTTAATGACGATTATATTTTAGACCTTTGTATTCGTATGGCACACCATAGCACTGCAATTGAAGGAAATAAACTCACGCAAGCTCAAACTGCTTCAATCATTTTAAATAATTACATTCCCCAAGCAATGAATGAAAGAGAATTCTATGAAGTCAGGAATTATAAAGTATTAATGCCATTTTTGATGCAATGCCTCCAAGATAAAAAACCTTTGGAACAAAAATTGATTTGTGAATTTCACGGCATCGTTATGGAAAATCTTCTTTACAATAAAGGGCAGTTTAAAAAAACTCAAAATATGATCGTGGGAGCAGAGTTTGAAACCACCCAGCCTTATCAAACCCCTGTGGCAATCTATGAATGGTGTAAGAATCTTTATTTTAAATTTGACAATGCGACCAATGAAGATGAAAAACTAAAAGCTATTTTAGAGAGCCATATTCATTTTGAGCGTATCCACCCTTTTTCTGATGGGAATGGAAGGGTTGGCAGGCTTTTGATGATTTATTCTTGTTTGGAACAAAGCATTTTGCCCATAGTTATTCCCATAGATCAAAAAGACAGGTATATTTCAATCTTGCAGAATTTGGATATAGCAGATTTTATTGATCTTGCAAAAGATTTACAAGAAAATGAAAAAGAAAGAATGATGAGTTTCAAGAAACAAAATGTAATTAAAAGGAAACAAAGATGA